The DNA segment TCCATCCTCTATGTCCGGGATTACGTTATCTTTCTGTTTTTTCACATATTCAACGGCATTATAAACAAGGCGAGCTGCTTCGATCCGAGTTATCGGTGATTTTGGATTAAATTTTCCGTCCTCATCCAGGGAAGTTAGCTTCGTAAGAAGCAGCGCTTGTATGCTGTTCATGTAATCGGGATTGACCGCTTCGGAATCAGCCATATGCAGATACATCATAATCATCGGGTAGTCGCCGGTGGCAGATACACCTTGCATAAGTATACTTGCAAATTCTTCTCTCGTCAGCTTCTCGTTCGGCTTGAATTCGGCAGGCAATTGGATTCCATTGTCCTTCGCGATCTGCAGCGACTCAGAATACCAGAATTCCGCACCGCCCTTTACGTCAAAATTTTTGCTGTTTCCTTTCAAATCCAAGGCCTGTACGACCATTCGTACACCTTGCGCTCCTGTAAGATGACTCTTCGGCGCAAATCTGTCCTTTGAGATCCCCTGGATGATCCCCTTCTCATGCAGAGACTTCGTAATTACAGCGTCTTTCGGCTCCACATCCTGGAATGCGGCAGCCGAGGAGGCTAGCAGCAAAGAGCTGGACAGCAGGAGCACTGCTGATGCTTTCAATTTTTTATTCATCTTGTATCACCTCTGCCCTTTCTGACGCAAGGACTGTCCAAAAGGTTTCAACTGGAGTTAACTTTTACAGATGCAGCGGGATTCCACTGGTGCAAAATCAAAAAAAGGCGCGTAAACGAGGATACCTGCGCTTTCGTACTGTTCTATTTAAGCAACCGCAGTCGCACTGCGGCAAATTTCAGCGCATCTACGGCACGCCTGTTCACATGGCTTGCAATGATGGTGCTCATGCTTCCCGCACTCCCTCGCGCAAGCATCACAAGCTTTAGCACACAGCTCGCAAATCTCTTGGGCGAAGGGAGTATTACGTGATAACGATTCTGCGGCAAAAGAACAGATTTCCGCACACTCTCGGGTAAGCCTAATGCATTCCCTTAACATAGCCAAATCGTATTCCTTCAAGCTGGAGACATAGCAGTAGTTACATGCATTCATACACTCGAGACAAGCTTCGATGCACTCTCTGTATTTTTCCTGAATCATTGTTCAATCCCTCCTGAAAATATTGTCTCCGTCAACAAACTCTTTATTAAACTAACCAGGAAGACGATGATATGAAACATCGAAGTTGCTAAAATTGAACTGCTGATTAATGAGGGATTGCTTCAAGCTGGCGAAGCTGTTCGGCCAGTTTGTTCTTGTCAAAATGCTCACCTATAAATACCACGACATCCGGAACATTGCCTTTAGGAGCAATCTTTAAATAATCAGCCTCACGATAAGCATATTGGAACAAAAAACGACTGGACGTATCGGAAAAACTTAGCACCCCTTTTCCTCGGTAAACATCTCGTGGCAGGTCGGCAATGAACTTCTCAAACTGTTCACTATTCACCGGACCTTGAAAATAGTGGCTATACACGGTGACATGATCATGCGTCTCATTTACTCGATCGTGTCGGCAGCCTTGTTCTTGATCATTGTCGGTAGTTTCATGATTTTTATGGCTGCAGTCACACTCATGACCTTCATGATGATCATGATTCCGATGCAATGGATCATACATTGTAGTAAGGCGATCTAAATCCACATCACATTTCACCGCAGGCAGCAGGTCGGCGAATGGATTTAAATGTCGCAGCAGCGATTCAACCTCTGCCAGTTGCTTTCCTTGCAACCTGTCGATTTTATTAACGATTAAAATCGAGCCGCAACGGATCTGCTCCATCATAAGTCGATAAGTTTTCCCTTTCTGAGCTTCATGCAATTCTAGCAAATGAACCGAATCTACAACCGTAATCATCGGCTTGATATCGATTTTGGCTGTTAAAGACACCTCCGTTACAGCGTCTAGTATTTCCAACGGATTAGCTGCTCCAGTAGCCTCAATAACGATTACATCCGGACGCTCATTGTTTATTAATTCAAACATTTGCATGCTCAGGTCGCCCCGTACCGTACAACAAATACACCCGCCCAACATTTCAGTCATCGGAAGTTCATCGTCGACAAGGATACCGTCTAAATTAACATCACCAATTTCATTCATGATAATTGCAGGTTTAAGTCCCCCATCTTTCCAGTAGGATAACATCCGGTGCAGCAGTGTTGTCTTTCCGCTGCCGAGGAATCCGGATAATATGTAAATCGGCGTTGCTTTGGTCACATTCATTTCCGACATGTAAATACCTCCATTAAGCTGGCAATTCCTTATCCATGAGAGCGAGTTTACACCAAGCCCCTCTTGGATGCAACTTCTCTTTGAAGTATAAGTTCGAATAATTATGTTAAAATAGGATAAATTCATATTATAAAGGAAAGGAAACGATACGATGAGATCCGTAGAAGAACACCGTAATGAAGCACCCGACCACGTTTCCTGCATGATCGTAACCGTGTCTGATACCCGTACCGCCGAAAATGATACAAGCGGGAAACTGATTCGTCAGCTTTTAGAAGAAAACGGCTATAAAGTGATGAAATATACTATCATCAAAGATGATTATGACAGTATTCGCCAGCTTCTCCGAGAGGCAGCATCGGATCGCGGTATAGAAGCCGTTCTGCTCAGCGGGGGCACAGGAATTTCACCGCGGGATACAACTTATGAAGCCGTGCGCAGCTTGCTTAATAAAGAAATGCCCGGTTTCGGAGAAATTTTTCGTTACTTAAGCTTTACAGAGGATATCGGTTCGGCCGCAATATTAAGCCGAGCAATCGCTGGGACGATCAGCAATATGGCTGTGTTCTCCATGCCCGGCTCTCAGGGAGCTGTAAAGCTGGCCATGGAGCGAATCATCATTCCTGAGCTTAAGCATATCATGCGCGAGATTAACAAAAAGTGACTAATCGTGTAAAAATTTTATCAGCGCAAAGAAGTCAAGAGCCGGAAACAGCAGGATTCCGAGCTTGACTCGATATAGCTGATAAGTACCTGTGCATCCACAGTTCGGCATAATTAGCTCCAGGTTGTCAAAGGCATGACGGGGGCATACGAGCTATATACCTCGCTAATAACTTTTCGACTATGAAAAAAGGCAGCTGCTCAAAATAAGCAGTTGCCTTTTCCTGAATAAATTTATTTATCTGCGATTGCCCGATGATTTGTTCCTTCTAAGAGAAACAACCTGACGTCCAATCGCCTGACCACTTAACACGGTCGAAAATGCCTCTTCCAGCTGCTCCAGTTCATAAACCTTAATGCCGTCCTGTAACACCTGCTCCGGTTTCCACTCACATCCAAGCCGCTTCCATAATTCGAGCCGTTCTGCCCGTGGACAATACACGGAATCGATGCCAAGTAAATTGATGCCACGCAATATAAAAGGAAAAACCGAGGTGTCTAGCGCCACGCCTCCCGTTAGTCCGGATAAAGCAACCGATCCGCCGTAGTTCATTGTTTTCAAAATCTCCCCAGTGCCCGCTCCACCGACGGGGTCGACAACAGCTGACCACTGGCTTTTGCCGAGTGCTCCTTTGACCGAAGCAGAGGCAGCTTCCCGTGTAATCACTGAGGAAGCACCCCAACGGGTTAGCATAGCCTGAGCCTCTGCCTTTCCCGTGGAAGCAACGACCTCAAAGCCAAGCTTGCTCAAAATGTTTACGGCAATGCTTCCCACACCGCCTGTTGCCCCTCTAACAAGGACAGGCCCACTCTCGGGCTGGATACCGCTATGCATCAGCCGCTCTACCGATAAAGCGGCGGTAAAACCTGCTGTACCGATAGCCATACTCTCTTGAAGCGTTAAGCCTTCCGGCAGCTTGATAAGCCATTCTGCCGGAACGCGTGCGAACTCCGCATAGCCCCCATCGTGAGATACGCCTAATCCGTAGCCAGTACACAATACCTCATCACCAGCCTGGAACTCTGGACTCCGAGAAGCTACCACTCTCCCGGCTAAATCAATACCAAGAACCAAGGGATAGCTGCTGACTACTTTTCCCTTCGAGGTACTAGCGAGACCATCCTTATAATTTACACTAGAGTAGAACACCTCAATTGTAACGTCATTGTCCGGCAAATCATTTAAATTTAATGTATCGATGCCGCTTGAGAATCCGTCCTCATCCAGATGTACGCGAAATGCGCGAAATACATTCTCTACCTCCAAAATAGATAACCTCCTTCAACAGCAGTGAAGCTATGAATAGTACAGCTCCTATAGCTTAGCAAGCTTTAAGCACACCACATTACTAGGTTTATCCTAATCCCACTTATAAAAATGGATGCTCATGCTTAGCCAGCAATATTTGCCATCTACGATTGACTTCCCGCTCAAATTCGGCGAGCGCTTCACTGTTCTCAGGCTTAGTCAAGTGGCGAGTTTTGCCCATAGTCTTCAGCCAATCGACGAGCGGAACCCGCTTACCCTTTTCCTCCGGGTTGTACGTAATCGTCGTTTCTCCACGTTCGACCTCATAGAGTGGGAAGAAGCAGGAATTGACAGCTGCGTCTACAATATTCGTCCCCTCATCATCGGGACTGATCCAGTTAAGCGGACAAGCTATTAGTATTTTACCATAGACAAGTCCTTCATTCTGAGCGTACCATTGCGCTTTTGCCGCTTTTTTGACCAGATCCTGCGGATAAGCCTCGCTGCCCGTGAACACATAAGGGATGTTAGTTGCAGCCATAATTTGCGGTGTATCTTTATGATGGAATACTTTCCCCTTCTGTACCGAGCCGATATTCGAAGTTGATGTGCGATGTCCAAGCGGCGTCGAATAAGACAGCTGGGCCCCCGTATTCATATACCCTTCATTATCGTATTCAATAATAATCATCCGATGATTGCGAAGCGCAGCGCCGATCGCCGGTCCCATACCAATATCCATCCCGCCGTCACCGGTCACCATCACGAAAGTGAAGTCTTCTTGAAGTCCAAGGTGATCTAGCTCTCCGCGGCGTTTTCGCTCCCAGAACATCTCCACTACGCCGGATAAGGTCGCAGCGCCGTTTTGAAACAGGTTATGAATATAGGTTGCCTTATGCGAAGAATAAGGATAACCGGTGGTTACTACCATCGCACAGCCCGTATGGAACAGAGCGACGATATCGCCCTCAATCCCTTTAAAGAACAGCTCTAGCCCGGAGAAAATACCACATCCTGGACATGCACCATGACCTGGAGCAATCCGTTTAGGCTTCTTCGTCAATGAGCGGAGCGGCGGTATGCGGACACCAAGCTTGCCAGTTTCCTCATTTTGCGTCACCTTAATGAGCCCGGCTTTCAAATCTTCGAAGCGAAGCGGATTCAGCACCCGTTTAGGCGCCTTCTCAGGATCTCCCGGTGTATGTCCATAATAATCAAACGGAACCTCAACCTTCTGTTTTTTCGCTGCATCAATTGCAAGTGAGAATAAATGGTGGCCATCTTCTGCGTAAAACTCCTTGCCGCCCAAGCCATAAACGCGGCTTACGACCTGCGTTGTCTTATTTCCATACGTAAATAAGGCCGCTTTGATCTCGTTCGTCATATTGCCGCCATGAGCCCCGTAAGAGTCAGCGCGATCCCCCACCGTGATCGCCTTCACATTTTTAAGCACTTCAGCAATTTGCCGCTGTGGGAAGGGCCGAATCATATTCGGAGCAATCGAGCCCGCCTTAATGCCTTGATTTCTCAAGCTGTCCACAACGTCTTTGATAATTTCAGAGGCAGAGTTCATTAGGAAAACCGCAACCTCGGCATCCTCCATTCGATATAAATCCAGCATTTCATATTTTCTGCCCGTCAGCAGCTCATATTCGCCGGCAATGCGTTCAAACACTTTCTCTGCCCGGTACATGGCCTCGGACTGCTGGTAACAGTTGTTGATATAATCAGGCTCATTCATATATGGGCCTACCGTGATCGGATTATTACGATCTAGTGTATGCGGAAATCCTGCTGGCGGCTGTTCACCAACGAACTTCAATACATCCTCGCGGTTCGCGAACGTATGAACTCTTCGTTTCTGGTGCGAGGTAAAATACCCGTCTGAAGCAACAAGCACAGGTAATCTAACCTCAGGATCTTCAGCAAGCTTGATCGCCATGATGTTCATGTCGTACACCGCCTGCGGATCACGGCACATTAATATCGGCCATCCTGTATTCAGGGCAAAATACAAGTCCGAATGATCACCGTGAATATCCAGCGGACCGGAAACCGATCGGCATACCAGGTTCATAACCATCGGAAAGCGGGTTCCCGACTGAACCGGCATCTGCTCGAGCATATACATGTATCCGTTCGCGCTCGTAGCATTAAATACCCGCCCGCCAGCTGTAGATGCCCCGTAGCAAATTCCCGCAGAACTATGCTCACCATCCGAAGGGATTAGCTTGATGTCATGCTGGCCGTTCGCCTTCATCAAATCGAGAAATTGAGCAACCTCCGTGGACGGAGATATCGGGAAATATCCCATAATATGATAATTGATTTGATGGGCAGCATATGCCGCCATTTCATTACCTGACTCATATACTACGCGTTGCTCCACTTTAGCTGTGCCTTGCTCTTTTGCAATATCCATCGCCATAACGCATCCGCCTTTCTCTTCTATATTTAGGGGGTGTTGAACTCGCATTATTATGACTTCAACTATAACTTTATTGCCGACATTCCCGCTTATTGCAGGGCTAAATCAAACAGATGCGGAACGCGATTGGCTTCCGCGTAACCGTCTTCCTCCCGCTCCCCAGACAGTGCGTCCGTTGGGCAAGCATGAATACACTTCAAACAGCCCTTGCAATATTGATAATCAATTCCCTGCAAGAACATCTGTAAGCGGCCTTTTTTGTCAGGGAGTTCCTTCCATACGAAGCAATTATCAGGACAGACATTATCACATTGGGCACAATGAATGCAGGTATCTATATTAAAATGCGGCATCATCCCCGA comes from the Paenibacillus lentus genome and includes:
- a CDS encoding S-layer homology domain-containing protein, with the translated sequence MNKKLKASAVLLLSSSLLLASSAAAFQDVEPKDAVITKSLHEKGIIQGISKDRFAPKSHLTGAQGVRMVVQALDLKGNSKNFDVKGGAEFWYSESLQIAKDNGIQLPAEFKPNEKLTREEFASILMQGVSATGDYPMIMMYLHMADSEAVNPDYMNSIQALLLTKLTSLDEDGKFNPKSPITRIEAARLVYNAVEYVKKQKDNVIPDIEDGDQLNQVFHQIEKVNDQVNKVILTRANQPHPGYGISVAKVEFQDKTAIVYYNLLSPDPGKFYAQVITDSKTETYVSSKYEVKIKPLKK
- a CDS encoding four-helix bundle copper-binding protein, producing MIQEKYRECIEACLECMNACNYCYVSSLKEYDLAMLRECIRLTRECAEICSFAAESLSRNTPFAQEICELCAKACDACARECGKHEHHHCKPCEQACRRCAEICRSATAVA
- a CDS encoding CobW family GTP-binding protein, coding for MNVTKATPIYILSGFLGSGKTTLLHRMLSYWKDGGLKPAIIMNEIGDVNLDGILVDDELPMTEMLGGCICCTVRGDLSMQMFELINNERPDVIVIEATGAANPLEILDAVTEVSLTAKIDIKPMITVVDSVHLLELHEAQKGKTYRLMMEQIRCGSILIVNKIDRLQGKQLAEVESLLRHLNPFADLLPAVKCDVDLDRLTTMYDPLHRNHDHHEGHECDCSHKNHETTDNDQEQGCRHDRVNETHDHVTVYSHYFQGPVNSEQFEKFIADLPRDVYRGKGVLSFSDTSSRFLFQYAYREADYLKIAPKGNVPDVVVFIGEHFDKNKLAEQLRQLEAIPH
- a CDS encoding MogA/MoaB family molybdenum cofactor biosynthesis protein, producing MRSVEEHRNEAPDHVSCMIVTVSDTRTAENDTSGKLIRQLLEENGYKVMKYTIIKDDYDSIRQLLREAASDRGIEAVLLSGGTGISPRDTTYEAVRSLLNKEMPGFGEIFRYLSFTEDIGSAAILSRAIAGTISNMAVFSMPGSQGAVKLAMERIIIPELKHIMREINKK
- a CDS encoding acryloyl-CoA reductase: MEVENVFRAFRVHLDEDGFSSGIDTLNLNDLPDNDVTIEVFYSSVNYKDGLASTSKGKVVSSYPLVLGIDLAGRVVASRSPEFQAGDEVLCTGYGLGVSHDGGYAEFARVPAEWLIKLPEGLTLQESMAIGTAGFTAALSVERLMHSGIQPESGPVLVRGATGGVGSIAVNILSKLGFEVVASTGKAEAQAMLTRWGASSVITREAASASVKGALGKSQWSAVVDPVGGAGTGEILKTMNYGGSVALSGLTGGVALDTSVFPFILRGINLLGIDSVYCPRAERLELWKRLGCEWKPEQVLQDGIKVYELEQLEEAFSTVLSGQAIGRQVVSLRRNKSSGNRR
- a CDS encoding thiamine pyrophosphate-dependent enzyme, producing MAMDIAKEQGTAKVEQRVVYESGNEMAAYAAHQINYHIMGYFPISPSTEVAQFLDLMKANGQHDIKLIPSDGEHSSAGICYGASTAGGRVFNATSANGYMYMLEQMPVQSGTRFPMVMNLVCRSVSGPLDIHGDHSDLYFALNTGWPILMCRDPQAVYDMNIMAIKLAEDPEVRLPVLVASDGYFTSHQKRRVHTFANREDVLKFVGEQPPAGFPHTLDRNNPITVGPYMNEPDYINNCYQQSEAMYRAEKVFERIAGEYELLTGRKYEMLDLYRMEDAEVAVFLMNSASEIIKDVVDSLRNQGIKAGSIAPNMIRPFPQRQIAEVLKNVKAITVGDRADSYGAHGGNMTNEIKAALFTYGNKTTQVVSRVYGLGGKEFYAEDGHHLFSLAIDAAKKQKVEVPFDYYGHTPGDPEKAPKRVLNPLRFEDLKAGLIKVTQNEETGKLGVRIPPLRSLTKKPKRIAPGHGACPGCGIFSGLELFFKGIEGDIVALFHTGCAMVVTTGYPYSSHKATYIHNLFQNGAATLSGVVEMFWERKRRGELDHLGLQEDFTFVMVTGDGGMDIGMGPAIGAALRNHRMIIIEYDNEGYMNTGAQLSYSTPLGHRTSTSNIGSVQKGKVFHHKDTPQIMAATNIPYVFTGSEAYPQDLVKKAAKAQWYAQNEGLVYGKILIACPLNWISPDDEGTNIVDAAVNSCFFPLYEVERGETTITYNPEEKGKRVPLVDWLKTMGKTRHLTKPENSEALAEFEREVNRRWQILLAKHEHPFL